The following proteins are co-located in the Podarcis raffonei isolate rPodRaf1 chromosome 5, rPodRaf1.pri, whole genome shotgun sequence genome:
- the MOGAT1 gene encoding 2-acylglycerol O-acyltransferase 1, giving the protein MLCRVCPLPFPGHRLPLPTSNTASEGLCWGAATFRDRPKEAALSLLPAGSQGGSLQLRRRGRRGLRRKALVEVSNSRSRLAPGIVPAAGPRLGISKLGRGDGLSPLARRSPAREEDPPRGRREAALTVALWAPSGVKPLRRRAMKVEFAPLNIPLARRLQTAAVFQWVFSFLLLAQCCCGIFMIFVFGDYWFISAIYALWLYLDWETPQTGGRRSKWVRNWTVWRYFKEYFPIQLIKTSDLDPSQNYLFGFHPHGVLVAGAFGNFCTEYTGFKKLFPGLTPYLHILPFWFRCPFFRDYIMCAGLVSASKKSVSHVLSHEGGGNVAVIVIGGAEESLDARPGSLTLSILKRKGFIKVALKHGAQLVPVFSFGENELFKQVANPKGSRLRTLQEKLQKIMGFALPLFHGRGIFQYSFGVMPYRKPVHTIVGNPIAVKQNLNPTVEEINQLHEKYLQELQELFDKNKEKYGISEHASLTFT; this is encoded by the exons ATGTTGTGCCGCGTATGCCCTCTCCCCTTCCCCGGCCAcaggctccccctccccacgagCAACACCGCCTCCGAGGGGCTCTGTTGGGGCGCCGCCACGTTCCGCGACCGGCCCAAGGAAGCAGCGCTCTCCTTGCTGCCGGCCGGCAGCCAGGGCGGATCCTTGCAGCTTCGGCGCCGGGGAAGGCGCGGACTGAGGCGCAAAGCTCTCGTCGAGGTCTCCAACTCACGATCCCGCTTGGCTCCAGGGATCGTGCCGGCGGCAGGGCCCCGCCTCGGGATCTCCAAACTTGGAAGGGGCGATGGGCTCTCTCCACTGGCCAGGCGCAGCCCGGCCCGCGAGGAGGACCCACCCCGGGGGAGGCGAGAAGCCGCGCTCACCGTTGCCCTTTGGGCGCCGTCTGGCGTGAAGCCTCTTCGGCGGCGCGCCATGAAGGTCGAGTTCGCCCCGCTCAACATCCCCCTGGCGAGGAGGCTGCAGACGGCCGCCGtctttcaatgggtcttctcgtTCCTGCTGCTAG CACAATGCTGCTGTGGAATCTTCATGATCTTTGTGTTTGGAGATTACTGGTTTATCTCAGCTATTTATGCGCTCTGGCTCTACCTCGACTGGGAAACCCCCCAAACTGGGGGGCGAAGATCCAAGTGGGTCAGAAACTGGACTGTGTGGAGATACTTTAAGGAATACTTTCCAATTCAG ctcataaaAACCTCGGATTTGGATCCAAGCCAGAACTACCTCTTTGGGTTTCATCCTCATGGCGTCCTTGTCGCTGGAGCTTTTGGAAACTTTTGCACAGAATACACAGGTTTTAAGAAGTTATTCCCTGGTCTGACTCCATACCTACACATCTTGCCTTTCTGGTTCAGGTGTCCtttcttcagagactatattatGTGTGCAG GGCTGGTTTCAGCATCTAAGAAGAGTGTGTCTCATGTGCTCAGCCACGAAGGCGGTGGAAATGTTGCTGTGATTGTAATTGGAGGAGCAGAAGAGTCTTTAGATGCCCGTCCTGGAAGCTTAACTCTTAGCATCCTCAAAAGGAAAGGGTTCATTAAGGTGGCTTTGAAACATGG GGCTCAACTGGTCCCAGTGTTTTCTTTTGGGGAAAATGAACTGTTCAAACAAGTTGCAAACCCCAAAGGATCAAGGCTCAGAACATTGCAAGAGAAACTGCAGAAGATTATGGGGTTTGCATTGCCTTTGTTTCATGGCAGAGGAATCTTTCAATATAGCTTTGGCGTGATGCCTTACAGGAAACCTGTTCACACTATTG TTGGGAACCCTATTGCGGTGAAACAGAATCTGAATCCCACCGTTGAAGAAATTAATCAACTCCATGAGAAATATCTGCAGGAACTCCAGGAGTTATttgacaaaaacaaagaaaagtacGGGATATCAGAGCACGCATCTCTCACATTTACCTAA